The Rhizoctonia solani chromosome 13, complete sequence nucleotide sequence GCAGTGCCACCTGCACGCCTATCAATCTCGATCACCTCGTCCAGGCCAACAACCTCGAAGAACTTGCGTGGGTCCATTCCACGGGCCGAGGTGTGGTCGGTTCCAGTCTTCTTCAAGAGCGCCATTGCTTCACGGATTCCGTGGGCGGCTGCGACACAAGACACAAGGGAGAAGATGATGATCTTTGCACCCATTTCCTCGGCCTCCTTAGTAGTGAATGAGGGGGTCAGACCACCTGAAATGACATTTACAAGAACCTGATGCCTGAGGTCAGTATTTGTTTAATTTGGATCCAGTGGATAGGAGCTTACGGGAGTGGGGTGGAGAGCTTTCACGGTCTTTTCGAGCAGCTCCTTGGTCTTCACACCCTCGATGAACGCTACATCAGCACCGACAGAGGCAGCTGCTTGCAAGCGGCGGATAGCCTCGTCCATACCGAGCACCTGAGCAGAGTCGGTACGGGCAATGATGACAATGTCGCTTCCCGGAATGGCGTCGCGAGCCTGGACAGCTGCACGGATACGGGTCACGAACTCCTCGGTGGAGACGACCTGCTTGCCAAGCAAATGGCCACATCGCTTAGTTTGAACCTAGTAATATTAAATATCATGTCATCAGTACTGTCAAATAACGTAGATACTaaacgcatatatgcatacctGATCTTCGATGTGGAGACCTGCCACACCGGCCCGGTCGTACATTTGCACTGTGCGAGCTACCATCGCAGGCCCGCCGAAGCCAGTGTCGGCGTCGGCAATGAGCGGGGTA carries:
- a CDS encoding carboxyphosphonoenolpyruvate phosphonomutase; protein product: MVVQPIETFQREYTIPAHLRHTADEPLSYKASTRLRQMLARPGIVVAPGVCDGISARCALEAGFDCLYQSGAATTAAKLGMPDLAIATLPDFVQNASMITGLSYSTPLIADADTGFGGPAMVARTVQMYDRAGVAGLHIEDQVQTKRCGHLLGKQVVSTEEFVTRIRAAVQARDAIPGSDIVIIARTDSAQVLGMDEAIRRLQAAASVGADVAFIEGVKTKELLEKTVKALHPTPVLVNVISGGLTPSFTTKEAEEMGAKIIIFSLVSCVAAAHGIREAMALLKKTGTDHTSARGMDPRKFFEVVGLDEVIEIDRRAGGTALSSI